In a single window of the Numenius arquata chromosome 22, bNumArq3.hap1.1, whole genome shotgun sequence genome:
- the DPAGT1 gene encoding UDP-N-acetylglucosamine--dolichyl-phosphate N-acetylglucosaminephosphotransferase → MNSLGRRILNYTILRESPPAPLPAPDPRPDQRWRLPRIRSLLSGVRLETGGGSARPRSAPLAEAAPAAAMAAWPAVPLLINLGGSLLGFAATLTLIPAFKDRFLAARLFGEDLNKASRRPVPEAQGVISGAVFLIILFCFIPVPFLRCFVEEQCAAFPHDEFVELIGSLLAICCMIFLGFADDVLNLPWRHKLLLPTMASLPLLMVYFTSFGNTTIVVPKPFRVLLGMHLDLGILYYVYMGMLAVFCTNAINILAGINGIEAGQSLVIAASIIVFNVVELNGDYRDDHIFSLYFMIPFFFTTLGLFYHNWYPSRVFVGDTFCYFAGMTFAVVGILGHFSKTMLLFFIPQVLNFLYSLPQLFHVVPCPRHRLPRLNPSTGKLEMSYSKFKTKSLSALGTYILKAAKILHVVDVRSGTDEDGEYTECNNMTLINFVIKLIGPTHERNLTLLLLLIQVLGSTIAFSIRYQLVRLFYDV, encoded by the exons ATGAATTCTCTGGGTCGAAGGATTTTAAACTATACTATTTTACGTGAAAGCCCGCCGGCGCCGCTCCCCGCTCCCGACCCCCGCCCGGACCAAAGATGGCGGCTCCCGCGCATCCGGTCCCTCCTCTCTGGCGTCCGGCTGGAAACGGGGGGCGGgagcgcccggccccgctccgcgcccttGGCAGAGGCAGCGCCCGCCGCGGCCATGGCGGCTTGGCCCGCCGTCCCCCTCCTCATCAACCTCGGCGGGTCGCTGCTGGGCTTCGCGGCCACGCTGACGCTGATCCCGGCCTTCAAGGACCGCTTCCTCGCCGCCCGGCTCTTCGGCGAAGACCTCAACAAGGCCTCGCGGCGGCCCGT CCCCGAGGCGCAGGGCGTGATCAGCGGGGCCGTGTTCCTCATCATCCTCTTCTGCTTCATCCCCGTGCCCTTCCTGAGGTGCTTCGTGGAGGAGCAATGCGCGGCCTTCCCCCATGACGAG TTCGTGGAGCTCATTGGTTCTCTCCTCGCCATCTGCTGCATGATTTTCCTGGGCTTTGCGGACGACGTGCTGAACCTGCCCTGGCGCCACAAGCTCCTTCTGCCCACCATGGCTTCCCTCCCGCTGCTGATGGTTTACTTCACCAGCTTCGGGAACACGACCATCGTGGTGCCGAAGCCCTTCCGGGTGCTGCTGGGCATGCACTTGGACCTGG GTATCCTCTACTACGTGTACATGGGCATGCTCGCCGTGTTCTGCACGAACGCCATCAACATTCTCGCTGGAATTAACGGAATCGAAGCAGGGCAGTCGCTGGTGATAGCTGCTTCCATTATCGTATTCAACGTCGTAGAGCTAAACG gggATTATCGAGACGATCacattttttctctctacttcatgattccatttttttttactacGCTGGGGCTGTTTTACCACAACTG GTACCCATCTCGAGTGTTCGTCGGGGACACCTTCTGCTACTTTGCCGGCATGACCTTCGCCGTGGTGGGGATCTTGGGGCACTTCAGCAAAactatgctgctttttttcatcCCGCAAGTGCTCAACTTCCTCTACTCGTTGCCCCAACTCTTCCACGTCGTTCCTTGTCCCCGTCACCGGCTGCCGAG gCTCAATCCTAGTACGGGGAAGTTGGAGATGAGCTACTCCAAATTCAAAACTAAGAGCCTCTCTGCCCTGGGAACGTACATTCTGAAG GCGGCCAAGATCTTGCACGTAGTAGATGTGAGGAGTGGAACGGATGAAGATGGCGAATACACCGAGTGCAATAATATGACGCTTATTAACTTTGTTATAAAGCTGATCGGACCCACCCACGAGCGAAATCTCACGCTCCTGTTGCTACTCATTCAG GTCCTGGGCAGTACGATTGCATTTTCAATCCGGTACCAACTAGTGCGCTTGTTTTATGACGTCTGA
- the H2AX gene encoding histone H2AX, with protein sequence MSGRGKSGGKARAKAKSRSSRAGLQFPVGRVHRLLRRGHYAERVGAGAPVYLAAVLEYLTAEILELAGNAARDNKKTRIIPRHLQLAVRNDEELNKLLGGVTIAQGGVLPNIQAVLLPKKTGGAAGPTKAGKKGSGQQSQEY encoded by the coding sequence ATGTCTGGCCGCGGCAAGAGCGGCGGTAAGGCCCGAGCGAAGGCCAAGTCTCGCTCATCCCGGGCCGGGTTGCAGTTCCCCGTTGGGCGAGTTCACCGGCTGCTGCGGCGCGGGCACTACGCGGAGCGGGTGGGGGCCGGCGCCCCCGTTTACTTGGCTGCCGTGCTGGAGTACCTGACGGCCGAGATCCTGGAGCTGGCGGGCAACGCGGCCCGCGACAACAAGAAGACGCGCATCATCCCCCGTCACCTCCAGCTCGCCGTCCGCAACGACGAGGAGCTCAACAAGCTGCTGGGCGGCGTCACCATCGCGCAGGGCGGCGTCCTGCCCAACATCCAGGCCGTGCTGCTGCCCAAGAAGACCGGCGGCGCCGCGGGCCCCACCAAGGCTGGCAAGAAGGGCAGCGGGCAGCAGTCGCAGGAGTACTAG